Part of the Dermatophilus congolensis genome is shown below.
CCGGACGCATCATGGGCGTTCTCAGCGACTCTGGATCGGTCCGCAGCGCCTGCGAAGGCGACGAGATCGAACTCGTTCTCGACCGCACCCCCTTCTACGCCGAATCGGGTGGACAGCTCGCCGACAAAGGCATCATCGAAGTCGACGGAGCCCGCATTGAGATCACCGATGTACAGCGCCCCGTCACTGGCCTAGTCGTCCACAAGGGACGAGTGCTCGCTGGTGAATTCGGTGTCGGACAGACCGCCACCGCCATCGTCGACGCCGCACGCCGCCGTGACTCCTCCCGCGCTCACACCGCCACCCACATCGTCCACCAGGCACTGCGTGACAACCTCGCCAGCACCGCCACCCAGGCAGGCTCTGAAAACATGCCTGGGCGCCTGCGGTTCGACTTTTCCTGGAACAACCCCATCGACCCCGACACCTTCGCCACCATTGAAGAACAAATCAACCGCGTGATCCTCGGCGACGAAGCCGTCGAAGCTGCCACCATGCCCAAGGGCGAAGCACTCGCCTCAGGGGCCCTGGCAATGTTCGGCGAGAAATACCCCGAACACGTCCGCGTTGTCAGCATCGGAGACTGGAGCCGCGAACTTTGCGGCGGCACCCACGCCATGCGCGTTGGCCAACTCGGCGTTGTCAAACTTCTCAGCGAACAATCCGTAGGCTCTGGAGTGCGCCGCGTCGAAGCCCTCGTCGGCATGGACGCATACGGCCACCTGTCCACCGAATCGCTGCTTCTTTCCCAAATCAGTGACCTTGTCAAAGCCAAGGGCGAGAATATCCCCGACCGGATCGCCGCCCTCATGGCCAAACTCAAGAGCACCGAAAAAGAACTCACAGCCATGCGTGCAGCCCAGCTACGCGCAGCTAACGCCAACCTCGCCAACGACGCAATCGACATCTCAGGCGTCGCCGTTCTCACCCATGACCTGGGAGCTGACGCCGGAGCTGACGATGTCCGCTCCCTCGTTCTAGACATCCGCGGACGCCTCGGCGAAGACAAACCCGCCGTCGTAGCGCTCACTGGCGTGGCCAAAGAACGTCCGCTTATCGTTATTGCCACCAACGAGGCAGCCCGCAAAGAAGGCATCAAAGCCGGAGCGCTCGTCAAAACAGCCGCGACCATTCTCGGTGGCGGCGGTGGCGGCAAACCCGACATCGCCCAAGGCGGCGGCACCGACACCACCAAAATCGCTGACGCGCTCGAAGCCGTGCGCCACGCGATCGCCACCCGCTGAACCAGTAACACAACACAACCGGGAGCGGCACAGTGCGGTCTGGAGTACGTATCGGCGTTGACGTCGGCGCTGCACGCGTCGGCGTAGCTACCTGCAATCACGAGGCAATCCTCGCGGTGCCGGTCGACACCTACCCACGAGAGGGTGTCCCCGCAAAAGGGGACACCCCTGCCATTCCCGATGCCCTCGAACGCATCGTTGCGCTTGTTGGTCAGTGCGAACCCATCGAAATCATCGTTGGCCTCCCCATGCACTTATCTGGAGCCGAGGGACAGTCGGCACACGCTGCGAAAACGTTTGCACAAGCTCTCGTCGCACGCGTTAAGCCCATCCCTGTTCGACTCATGGACGAACGACTTACTACGGTGGATGCTCACCGCGCACTGCACTCGAGCGGCCGGGCCGCGAAAACGCACCGGTCAGTCGTCGATCAAGTCGCGGCAGTCATGATCTTGCAAAGCGCATTGGACGCCGAACGCGACTTCAACCGCGTTCCCGGGTCCATCATCGGGGGCCGAAAACCTAGGCATAGGAGACGTACATGAATTCGCAGTATCCCGAGGATCCTTACAATCCCCGGCCTGCCGAGGAATTCGTCACCCGCGCCTCACTCCGCGCCAGCCGGAACCAGCGCAACAAGCGCCCTAAACGCGCAACACGTCGAAGCTACGACGAAGAGCCACGACGCGACACCTACTACGACGAACCGCCGCGCCGCAGCCGCCGTTCCGAACCGGAACCTACCGAACCCATCCGATTCGTTCAACGCTCCTCACGTACTCAACGTCACGAAGAGGAAAAACCTTGGACCTCGGCTCACTACACCGACGACTCCACCCAAGAGCTCGATCCTCTCGAAGAACTTCTTCGCCGCACCCGCCAATACGAAAACCCTGACCGCAGGAAACGTGGCATAGACACCGGCGAACTCATCCGCAGCACAGAAGAGCTCACTCGTAGCCGACGCCGCCCCGAGACAGACAACGAACCCAGTCGTCGTAGTCGTCGCGGCTATGAGGCCCCAGATCCTGGGATGCGCGCCGGATTTGACGATGAGGAGCCCATGCGGCCTCGGCGGGGTTTTGACCCCGAAACACCTCGTTCTTCTCGGGAACAGGAGCAACCCAGTCGTCGTAGTCGTCGCGGCTATGAGGCCCCAGATCCTGGGATGCGCGCCGGATTTGACGATGAGGAGCCCATGCGGCCTCGGCGGGGTTTTGACCCCGAAACACCTCGTTCTTCTCGGGAACAGGAGCAACCCAGTCGTCGTAGTCGTCGCGGCTATGAGGCCCCAGATCCTGGGATGCGCGCCGGATTTGACGATGAGGAGCCCATGCGGCCTCGGCGGGGTTTTGACCCCGAAACACCTCGTTCTTCTCGGGAACAGGAGCAACCCAGTCGTCGTAGTCGTCGCGGCTACGACGCTCCAGAGCCCAGCGACCGTCGCGGATTCGACGACGAAGAATCTCCTGCGTCGCGTGGGTTCAGTAGGCGTGAGCGTAAACGGCAGCGCGAGCGTGAAGATGTTGAGCCCGAGGCCGAACCACGCACCCCCAGCCGCCGTCGCGGATTCGACGACGAAGAATCTCCTGCGTCGCGTGGGTTCAGTAGGCGTGAGCGTAAACGGCAGCGCGAGCGTGAAGATGTTGAGCCCGAGGCCGAACCACGCACCCCCAGCCGCCGAATCGAACAAGGCATGCGCGGGGAACAAGGCCGCCGCGTTCAACAAAACCTGCGCCCCGATCAAGGACGACGCATCCGCCGCAACGACAAACCACCACAGCGACGCGGAAAACGCCTCCTAACAATCGTCGCGGTACTCCTCCTTGTGGCAACCGTGACCCTCGGAACCACCGTCTATCGCGCATTCAGCACCCCCGACTACGACGGTGAAGGAACCGGTTCAGTCAACATCGTTGTTGCTCCAGGACAAAGCGGATCCCAAATCGGCAACACCCTGGAGAAAGAAGGCGTCGTCAAATCTGCCCGCGCCTTCATCAAAGCGCTAGAAAACAACCCCGGCAAAGAAATCCAGCCTGGAACCTACGCCCTAGCTAAAGAGATGTCTGCTGATAGCGCTCTTGAAAAAATGCGCAGCACCGGACGAGCCGTGCACCGCGTCACCATCCGCGAGGGGCTCTGGAAAGCTCAGGTCTTCGAGGAACTCGCCAAAGTAACTAACCACAAACCAGCGGACTACGCAGCAGTTGAAAAGCAGAA
Proteins encoded:
- the ruvX gene encoding Holliday junction resolvase RuvX translates to MRSGVRIGVDVGAARVGVATCNHEAILAVPVDTYPREGVPAKGDTPAIPDALERIVALVGQCEPIEIIVGLPMHLSGAEGQSAHAAKTFAQALVARVKPIPVRLMDERLTTVDAHRALHSSGRAAKTHRSVVDQVAAVMILQSALDAERDFNRVPGSIIGGRKPRHRRRT
- the mltG gene encoding endolytic transglycosylase MltG produces the protein MNSQYPEDPYNPRPAEEFVTRASLRASRNQRNKRPKRATRRSYDEEPRRDTYYDEPPRRSRRSEPEPTEPIRFVQRSSRTQRHEEEKPWTSAHYTDDSTQELDPLEELLRRTRQYENPDRRKRGIDTGELIRSTEELTRSRRRPETDNEPSRRSRRGYEAPDPGMRAGFDDEEPMRPRRGFDPETPRSSREQEQPSRRSRRGYEAPDPGMRAGFDDEEPMRPRRGFDPETPRSSREQEQPSRRSRRGYEAPDPGMRAGFDDEEPMRPRRGFDPETPRSSREQEQPSRRSRRGYDAPEPSDRRGFDDEESPASRGFSRRERKRQREREDVEPEAEPRTPSRRRGFDDEESPASRGFSRRERKRQREREDVEPEAEPRTPSRRIEQGMRGEQGRRVQQNLRPDQGRRIRRNDKPPQRRGKRLLTIVAVLLLVATVTLGTTVYRAFSTPDYDGEGTGSVNIVVAPGQSGSQIGNTLEKEGVVKSARAFIKALENNPGKEIQPGTYALAKEMSADSALEKMRSTGRAVHRVTIREGLWKAQVFEELAKVTNHKPADYAAVEKQNESDPSILKLPASAKGNVEGYLFPATYEFDPGTTPAQQLRQMVNHTLEQLKNLGVQEADAERMITLASIVEAEARLNEDRPKVARVILNRLAKPMRLQLDSTVSYGVQNRSITTTDAERANKNPYNTYVNDGLPAGPIGNPGAQSIKAAIQPAEGPWLYFVAIDPVKGTTVFSNTKAEHDNAVRQFQQWCQQHPGTC